One genomic window of Metopolophium dirhodum isolate CAU chromosome 4, ASM1992520v1, whole genome shotgun sequence includes the following:
- the LOC132943540 gene encoding zinc finger MYM-type protein 1-like, which translates to MCNRSEVVNQLKQNCFSRLSFAEKKVLVQNGRPCPDLDILTTVKIKKTTDNTSCTRHFRKELYNISDWLCGCEISNKFFCWSCLLFSTKKTVWNNQGYDDLNHLNTAVKKHTESEIHIAGYFKLKTFLSSSTARIDTSLDKQRKIDIQLHNEKAAKNREILKRLINAVCFLAKQELPFRGHNENKYSVNRGNYMELLISSQEFDPLLQEHLDTSTIFRGTSVSIQNDLINSIADVIKHEIFNEIQNTQYVAIMLDETTDISNKSQLSTVLRYFSKNESKIVERFLGFDDMSADKTAASLFNHVNQVVEKFKIENKLVAQTYDGAAVMSGHLNGLQSKVLEKYPKAIFTHCYAHVINLILQQSLECNKELKIFFRGLNSLPVFFSHSPKRLKALSEFMTKKLPTLATTRWNFTSRLVHTVHNHRTSLVDFFMFVYESGDFDNVTGMTAKGFANFLQENKNIFIIQILSNLLIFTDVLFNIL; encoded by the coding sequence ATGTGTAACCGTAGCGAAGttgtaaatcaattaaaacaaaattgctTTTCAAGACTTTCATTTgctgaaaaaaaagttttagttcAAAATGGTAGACCGTGTCCAGATCTTGACATTTTAAcaacagtaaaaattaaaaagacgACAGATAATACGTCATGCACTCGGCATTTTCGTAAAGagctttataatatatctgattGGTTATGCGGTTGTGAAATTtcgaataaatttttttgttggtctTGTTTACTATTTTCTACGAAAAAAACTGTTTGGAATAATCAAGGGTATGatgatttaaatcatttaaatacagCTGTTAAAAAACATACTGAATCAGAAATTCATATAGCtggatattttaaacttaagacATTTTTATCATCATCAACTGCTAGAATTGACACATCATTAgataaacaaagaaaaatagatattcaattacataatgaaaaagcagcaaaaaatagagaaatattaaaaagattaataaaTGCAGTATGTTTTTTAGCTAAGCAGGAATTACCTTTTAGGGGAcataatgaaaacaaatattcaGTAAATAGGGGAAACTATATGGAGTTATTGATTTCCAGCCAAGAATTTGATCCATTATTACAAGAACATTTAGATACATCTACTATTTTTCGAGGCACTTCTGTTTCCatacaaaatgatttaataaattctatTGCTGATGTTATTAAACATgagatttttaatgaaattcaaaatacaCAATACGTGGCAATTATGCTTGACGAAACAACTGATATTAGTAATAAATCACAACTATCGACAGTACTgagatatttttcaaaaaacgaaaGCAAAATTGTTGAACGTTTTCTTGGATTTGATGACATGAGTGCTGACAAAACAGCAGCCTCTCTATTTAATCACGTAAATCAAGtagttgaaaaatttaaaattgaaaacaaattagtGGCACAAACATATGACGGGGCAGCAGTAATGTCTGGCCATTTAAACGGGTTGCAAAGTAAAGTTTTAGAGAAATATCCTAAAGCTATATTTACTCATTGTTATGcgcatgttattaatttaatacttcaaCAATCATTAGAGTGCAACAaggaacttaaaatattttttcgaggTCTTAACTCTTTACCtgtatttttttctcattctcCTAAAAGACTAAAAGCACTTTCAGAATTTATGACCAAAAAGTTACCCACATTGGCTACTACTCGTTGGAACTTTACTTCACGATTAGTTCATACAGTTCATAATCATCGAACATCATtggttgatttttttatgtttgtttatgAAAGTGGTGATTTTGATAATGTTACTGGAATGACAGCAAAAGGGTTTGCAAATTTccttcaagaaaataaaaacatttttattatacaaatattatctaATCTTCTTATTTTTACTGAcgtattgttcaatattttatag